TCCACTTTGGGGGAGCTGTACCCTTTAAATAATGGTCAAAGAACTGAGTAATACGAATGGTGTGTTGAATCGACTCCCGGCCCCCCCAAGGATAAGGATAAAGGGTATGCACTCCATTATCATATTGTAACATCCAAACTCTCTTACCAAGACGTCTTAAGGCAGTAAAAAGCTCAGTCCCTTGCTCGAAATTTACAATTCCATCTTTTTTATTATTCATCATTAAAAGTGGTGTTTCAATTTTGTCAGCGTAAAAAATAGGAGAACTTTTTATATAAAGATCAGGGTTCTCCCATAGCGTTGCTCCTATTCTATTTTGATTAATTTCATAAAAAGACATTTTATTGTAACCATCTTCAGTAATAGATAAATAGTCGCTAATATCATCAGACATGCCTGAGGAAGACATTGCAGCCGCAAAAATATTGGTGTGAGTAACAATATAGTTAGTCTCATATCCGCCAAAACTGTGTCCCTGAATTCCCAGATGCTTTGCATCAACCCATGGAAATTTAGTTAAGTATTTTGCTGCGCCGACAACAGAATTGTATGCATTTTCACCAGTTTTCCCAGCAACAAAATGTATGTCAGGAGTAAATACAATATAACCATTACTGACAAACCATGGGATATTGATATGGGCGTAGGTTGCATCTGGGATTAAAAATTGATTTAGTCGATTCGACATCTTTTCATAATAATGAATTATTACTGGATACTTCTTTTGCGGGTCAAAATTTTCAGGCGTATACAATATGCCGGTTTCTTTACGACCAGCTAAAGTCGTAAAAAAGACAAGTTTCGCCTTCATCCAATTATATTGCCTCTCAGGATGTATTTCTGTTATGGGTACAAAGTGCTTAAAATCAAATGTCCAGAAATAATTTGGCGATTCTGTAGCACTTTCACGCCTAACGACATAAACATTAGAATCCTTTGATTTTATAACACGTTTTCCCATATTATATTGGCTAGCGCAATAAACATATGGACCATCAGTCAACAATACTGGATTTTGCAATTTAGTTAACGACACCTTATAAAAACCATTCATTTTATTTTTTTCATTAAACCCCGAGATTATAATTTCACCATCATCCTCTCCCAGGAACTCATTATAATAATCATCGCTCAGGTTAAATGAGATTTGATTTTTTCGGCCAAACTCGTTGGTCACGTTAAATGGCTTAGATTTCCCAGTGATATCTAAGCACCATAGATCATATTTATCTTTAACTAAAACTTTATTTCCGTTCTCAAACCATCGGAGAATTTGAATATTCCTGTGCTTGAGTAATAGTGAGCCAAACACTTCACTCTCATTCATTGGAGTGGAAAACGATTTAGTAAGATTGCATACCTTGCCGGTTTCAATATTATAGCTTAGTAAATTATTTACCAAATATGGAATCGAAGAATTAGAACCAACTAAAAATTTACCATTAGGAGATACACTTGGATAATTTAAAGGCACTCTCTTCCTAATACCTGTTCGGGTATCAACAAGATAAAATGATGGAACCGATTCCTGATTCCAGTTGTATTCGCTTATATCTCCCCCACCAGTCTTGGTAATTATCGCCAGGTTATCATTTTTTTTGTTTAAATACAAACGAATTTCTTCATTTTTTCCATTTAAGGTTGTTATTTTTCCATTTTCGAGATCAACCACCGCATCAATAGTTTCTGCTTTTCCTTTGACTTTTAATTCATTGAACTGTAGAGATTGCAATTTTGGATCTTTATAATTCCAAACATCTACCATGATAGGATCTTTAACAACACCAAAATCCGTTGTGTCTTTTAAGGTTATAAATAATCTCGTACCGTCATAACTTAACGCCCGGAGTCCTACTATTGTAAACTTATTTTCAATTTTATCGGTATTATCAATAGGAACCTCTTTGACTACACCGGTTTGCAAATCTATATTCCAGATAGAAGATGTTGGCCTATAATTTTTATCACTTTTGCCTATAAATGCAATCAACCGCTCGTTCCAACTATAAATAAGATTGCTAATTCCCTTTCCTTCCCAAAGTAACGTTTGCTCATTTCCAGGTGACCTCATTATACACAATGAATCTACAACAGAATCCTCTCCTTTATGCGACGACTTGATAGTTATTAATCTTCCGCCGACCAAAAAATATCTTGAAATATTGGAAAATTTTAAAATATCCTCCGATGTCAAATCGCGTAATAACAAACATTTTTCAGGCGCTTTCAGTTCACATGCGACCCATTGGACTTTTTGCAATGTAAGCAGTCTGAAATTCTTGATATTTGACATATACTCCACACCGTCTCCGCCCAAAGTATAAATACATAAACTATCCCCAGAATTAATAAATAAGGCTTTGCGACTATCAGTAGAGAATACAGCATTGGAAACACCAGTAAATTGTCTTTCCCATGAGTCATTTTTTGATTTAAGAATTAACTTGATAGTCGAGCCAGATTGGTTTGACGTCGAATAAAGAAAAAATTGTCCATTGTTTGTGACAGATGGTGCGCCGATATATGTCCAATTGCGAAACAAGGATGTGTCGATAGGAGGCTTTGATGGTTGAGATGATTTAGAGTTTTGAGCCTGGCTTTTACTAGTAAATCCGAATATAATTAAAAACAAATAAAATAATTTCATTTTTGGTTTATTAGATGGATAAGTTAGATTAAACAG
The Niastella koreensis GR20-10 genome window above contains:
- a CDS encoding alpha/beta hydrolase family protein, which produces MKLFYLFLIIFGFTSKSQAQNSKSSQPSKPPIDTSLFRNWTYIGAPSVTNNGQFFLYSTSNQSGSTIKLILKSKNDSWERQFTGVSNAVFSTDSRKALFINSGDSLCIYTLGGDGVEYMSNIKNFRLLTLQKVQWVACELKAPEKCLLLRDLTSEDILKFSNISRYFLVGGRLITIKSSHKGEDSVVDSLCIMRSPGNEQTLLWEGKGISNLIYSWNERLIAFIGKSDKNYRPTSSIWNIDLQTGVVKEVPIDNTDKIENKFTIVGLRALSYDGTRLFITLKDTTDFGVVKDPIMVDVWNYKDPKLQSLQFNELKVKGKAETIDAVVDLENGKITTLNGKNEEIRLYLNKKNDNLAIITKTGGGDISEYNWNQESVPSFYLVDTRTGIRKRVPLNYPSVSPNGKFLVGSNSSIPYLVNNLLSYNIETGKVCNLTKSFSTPMNESEVFGSLLLKHRNIQILRWFENGNKVLVKDKYDLWCLDITGKSKPFNVTNEFGRKNQISFNLSDDYYNEFLGEDDGEIIISGFNEKNKMNGFYKVSLTKLQNPVLLTDGPYVYCASQYNMGKRVIKSKDSNVYVVRRESATESPNYFWTFDFKHFVPITEIHPERQYNWMKAKLVFFTTLAGRKETGILYTPENFDPQKKYPVIIHYYEKMSNRLNQFLIPDATYAHINIPWFVSNGYIVFTPDIHFVAGKTGENAYNSVVGAAKYLTKFPWVDAKHLGIQGHSFGGYETNYIVTHTNIFAAAMSSSGMSDDISDYLSITEDGYNKMSFYEINQNRIGATLWENPDLYIKSSPIFYADKIETPLLMMNNKKDGIVNFEQGTELFTALRRLGKRVWMLQYDNGVHTLYPYPWGGRESIQHTIRITQFFDHYLKGTAPPKWMTRGIPAKLKGIDDGLELDNEIKTPGKGLLMNP